One window of the Flavobacteriaceae bacterium YJPT1-3 genome contains the following:
- a CDS encoding exonuclease domain-containing protein, protein MYAILDIETTGGKYGEEGVTEIAIYRFDGHEVVDQYSSLINPERPIQPFVVGLTGINNEMLRNAPKFYEAAKRIIEITQDCIIVAHNAQFDYRILQLEFDRLGYDFQRRSLCTVELAQELLPGHKSYSLGKLTRALGIPMTSRHRASGDALATVQLFKLLLAKDTQKKIIGEAVRANPRRRMDTKLKDLLEEVPAVTGVYYMHDAAGEVLYIGKSKNIKKRLNQHFTSDNRKSKEIQEEVMMVSYDETGSELLALLKENEEIKKNRPPYNRALKKRLFHVQLTSFQDQNGYLHLKTEKADPRKSAITTFTNNLSAKSHLERILESYELCAHKVGRNSRSGACFNYTIKKCRGACVGEESAADYNARVQEYIDKHSYENQSMLIIDRGRARDERAMVWIDDGTFRGIGWYNLNFQIHNPEVLKSIVVPMEDNRDAQHIIQSYLRTKKVIKTVTLEKTPS, encoded by the coding sequence ATGTACGCTATATTGGATATTGAGACCACAGGAGGAAAATACGGAGAAGAAGGGGTCACCGAGATCGCGATCTATCGCTTTGACGGCCATGAAGTCGTCGACCAGTACAGTAGCCTAATCAATCCGGAGCGTCCCATACAACCCTTCGTGGTGGGCCTGACCGGTATCAATAATGAAATGCTTCGCAACGCACCCAAATTCTACGAAGCGGCTAAACGCATCATCGAGATCACCCAGGATTGCATCATTGTGGCGCATAATGCCCAGTTTGACTATCGCATCTTACAACTTGAATTCGATCGCCTGGGCTACGATTTCCAGCGACGTTCCTTGTGCACGGTTGAATTGGCCCAGGAATTATTGCCGGGACATAAAAGTTACAGCCTGGGCAAACTCACCCGTGCCTTAGGCATCCCGATGACCAGTCGGCACCGCGCTAGCGGAGATGCACTGGCTACAGTTCAACTTTTCAAATTACTTCTGGCTAAGGACACTCAAAAGAAGATCATTGGTGAAGCTGTTCGCGCCAACCCACGACGCCGCATGGACACCAAGCTGAAAGACCTGCTGGAAGAAGTTCCTGCGGTCACCGGTGTTTACTATATGCATGATGCAGCCGGAGAAGTACTTTACATTGGAAAGAGTAAGAATATTAAAAAGCGTCTCAACCAGCATTTTACCAGCGATAATCGCAAGAGTAAGGAAATTCAGGAGGAAGTGATGATGGTCTCCTATGACGAGACCGGCAGCGAATTGCTAGCCTTACTGAAAGAAAATGAAGAGATCAAAAAAAATCGCCCACCCTATAACCGCGCGCTGAAAAAACGTCTGTTCCACGTACAGTTAACCTCCTTCCAGGACCAAAACGGTTACCTGCACCTGAAGACCGAAAAAGCTGATCCTCGAAAATCGGCCATCACTACTTTTACCAATAACCTCAGCGCTAAATCGCATTTGGAGCGTATTCTGGAAAGCTATGAGCTCTGTGCACACAAAGTGGGTCGCAACAGCCGCAGTGGAGCCTGCTTCAATTATACCATAAAAAAATGTCGAGGTGCCTGCGTAGGAGAAGAATCAGCAGCCGACTACAACGCTCGGGTTCAGGAATACATCGACAAGCACAGCTATGAGAATCAAAGCATGCTGATCATTGACCGCGGCAGAGCAAGGGATGAACGCGCCATGGTATGGATTGACGATGGGACATTTAGAGGTATTGGCTGGTATAATTTGAATTTCCAGATTCACAATCCAGAAGTGCTGAAGTCAATTGTAGTACCCATGGAGGACAATCGAGATGCGCAACACATCATCCAAAGTTACCTCCGTACCAAGAAGGTGATCAAAACTGTTACCCTCGAGAAAACGCCGAGTTAA
- a CDS encoding ion transporter: MGHPPKGGWRATVHEIIYEADTPLGKLFDVILLILILLSVVFVMIESVRGLNPWVYDFLLYGEWVITIFFTLEYILRVISIKKPSAYIFSFYGIIDFISTIPLYLSFFFVGTNALLTIRALRLLRVFRILKITRYLGEGNKLTKALKDSRPKIAVFLFAVLIVSVICGTLMYLVEGEESGFVSIPVSVYWCIVTLTTVGFGDIAPVTPAGQFIAMLIMIMGYGIIAVPTGIVTSEMARSKQEPLPTGTKDKIKFLGEEYVHMNTQACRNCNATKHRDDALFCHHCGSSLAKDEA, translated from the coding sequence ATGGGTCACCCTCCCAAAGGCGGCTGGCGCGCCACCGTTCATGAAATTATTTACGAAGCAGATACTCCCCTAGGGAAACTATTTGATGTTATCCTATTGATCCTCATTCTGTTGAGCGTCGTTTTCGTCATGATCGAAAGTGTACGTGGCCTGAATCCCTGGGTGTATGATTTCTTGCTCTACGGCGAATGGGTCATCACCATTTTCTTTACGCTGGAGTACATTCTGCGGGTCATTTCGATCAAAAAGCCCAGTGCCTACATTTTTAGCTTTTACGGAATTATCGATTTCATCTCGACCATTCCACTCTACCTCTCCTTTTTCTTCGTGGGCACAAACGCTTTACTCACGATACGAGCCCTTCGCCTGCTGCGTGTATTCCGAATCTTAAAGATCACGCGCTATTTGGGAGAAGGCAATAAACTGACCAAAGCCTTGAAAGACAGTCGGCCGAAAATCGCGGTATTCCTCTTTGCGGTGCTCATTGTATCCGTTATTTGTGGCACCCTAATGTATCTGGTCGAAGGCGAAGAAAGTGGTTTTGTAAGTATTCCGGTCTCGGTCTACTGGTGTATCGTGACCTTGACCACGGTAGGATTTGGAGACATTGCCCCGGTAACCCCTGCAGGGCAGTTTATCGCCATGCTGATCATGATTATGGGATACGGGATTATTGCGGTACCCACCGGTATTGTAACTTCAGAAATGGCGCGTTCCAAACAAGAACCCTTACCGACCGGAACTAAAGACAAGATTAAATTTCTAGGCGAAGAATACGTACATATGAATACGCAGGCTTGCCGCAACTGCAATGCCACTAAACATCGCGATGATGCCTTATTTTGCCATCATTGTGGCTCGAGTTTAGCGAAAGATGAAGCCTAA
- the miaA gene encoding tRNA (adenosine(37)-N6)-dimethylallyltransferase MiaA — protein sequence MKPKKYLITVVGPTAIGKTALAIQLAQHFQTEIISADSRQFFKEMRIGTAVPSQDELKAAPHHFIQHKSIHEAYTVGQFEKEALELLDRLFQRHQVLILVGGSGLYVDAVLNGLNHFPKVPATVREEVRRLYKEKGLSEIQAQLLQLDPASEDSVDMLNPQRVLRALEVCMATEQPFSSFKNKPKAERPFTAIQIGLQAERSVIYDRINKRVDLMVEEGLEAEARALHPHRKLNALVTVGYRELFAYFDGVYNFAKAIEEIKKNTRRFAKRQLTWYRKNEQIHWFPFQTPLAAVLEHIQKKMSR from the coding sequence ATGAAGCCTAAAAAGTACCTCATTACCGTGGTTGGGCCCACGGCCATCGGCAAGACGGCCTTGGCGATACAACTGGCACAGCATTTTCAGACCGAAATCATCTCAGCAGATTCGCGCCAGTTTTTTAAAGAGATGCGCATTGGAACTGCAGTTCCTTCCCAAGACGAGCTCAAAGCTGCTCCGCATCACTTCATACAACACAAATCCATTCATGAAGCCTATACCGTGGGGCAGTTTGAAAAAGAAGCATTGGAACTATTGGATCGCCTATTCCAGCGACATCAGGTGCTTATCCTCGTGGGGGGATCCGGACTCTATGTGGATGCCGTGCTCAACGGACTGAATCATTTCCCCAAAGTGCCGGCGACTGTCCGAGAAGAGGTACGGCGCTTGTACAAAGAAAAAGGCCTTAGTGAAATACAGGCCCAATTATTACAACTTGATCCAGCTTCAGAGGACAGCGTGGATATGCTGAATCCTCAACGTGTGCTTCGGGCTTTGGAGGTCTGTATGGCTACCGAACAGCCTTTCAGCTCTTTCAAGAATAAGCCGAAAGCGGAACGCCCCTTTACCGCGATACAGATCGGTCTTCAGGCCGAGCGATCCGTGATCTACGATCGCATCAATAAACGGGTCGATCTGATGGTGGAGGAAGGCCTGGAAGCAGAAGCTCGTGCACTCCATCCCCATCGGAAGTTGAACGCTTTGGTGACCGTAGGCTATCGCGAACTGTTTGCCTATTTCGATGGAGTGTATAATTTCGCGAAAGCGATAGAAGAGATCAAGAAAAATACCCGTCGTTTCGCTAAAAGGCAACTGACCTGGTATCGTAAAAACGAGCAGATCCATTGGTTTCCTTTTCAGACTCCCCTGGCAGCTGTTCTCGAACATATCCAAAAAAAAATGTCCCGCTAA
- a CDS encoding response regulator transcription factor: protein METENKKILLVEDDPNFGTVLKDYLSMNEFDVTHAKNGMEGFEKFKKDDFDLCILDVMMPYKDGFTLAKEIREKNEDVPIIFLTAKAMKEDVLKGYKVGADDYLNKPFDSEVLLMKIKAIMQRKGSDSAADSKQFEFQIGNFHLNSKLRFLTYKDEDPNKLSPKENELLRLLALHENDLMPRELALTKIWRDDNYFTSRSMDVYIAKLRKYLKVDDSVEILNIHGEGFRLVVKNED from the coding sequence ATGGAAACTGAAAACAAGAAAATTTTATTGGTAGAGGACGATCCCAATTTCGGAACGGTACTCAAAGATTATCTGTCAATGAATGAATTTGATGTCACCCACGCCAAGAACGGAATGGAAGGCTTTGAAAAGTTCAAGAAAGACGATTTCGATCTTTGTATACTAGACGTCATGATGCCTTATAAGGATGGCTTTACGCTAGCCAAAGAGATACGCGAGAAGAATGAGGATGTTCCCATTATTTTCCTTACGGCCAAAGCCATGAAAGAAGATGTTTTAAAGGGCTATAAAGTGGGAGCTGATGATTATCTGAACAAGCCTTTTGACAGTGAAGTGTTGCTGATGAAAATCAAGGCCATCATGCAGCGTAAGGGCAGCGATAGCGCAGCTGATAGTAAGCAGTTTGAATTTCAGATAGGGAATTTTCACCTGAATTCCAAATTGCGGTTCCTGACCTATAAAGACGAAGATCCTAATAAACTATCACCAAAGGAAAATGAACTTTTGCGTTTGTTGGCCTTGCATGAGAATGACCTGATGCCTCGAGAATTAGCACTTACCAAAATCTGGAGAGACGATAATTACTTTACCTCGCGTAGTATGGACGTGTACATCGCCAAATTACGTAAGTATCTGAAGGTCGATGATTCTGTCGAGATCCTGAATATCCATGGAGAAGGATTCCGACTGGTGGTCAAGAACGAAGACTAA